One genomic window of Pieris rapae chromosome 15, ilPieRapa1.1, whole genome shotgun sequence includes the following:
- the LOC110995070 gene encoding uncharacterized protein LOC110995070 produces the protein MAFCAVDFVRIIEQYPCLYNYTLAEYSRKDVTDQAWSEVSHLTNTSVPECQVKWRNIRNGFVRSLKSIPHGKQKKLYHLHDEMQFIVPFLKTLVPEKTNPKSDDEPVEIEVEPLRIEKPSATISNFKRRKIKKYKLERPDFSWIKNIRNENPRKMFLLSLLPDVEKLTEEQMRKFRIKMLLLLEDIQMETEDTEG, from the exons ATGGCGTTCTGTGCCGTTGATTTTGTTCGTATTATTGAACAGTATCCTTGTTTATACAATTACACACTAGCGGAGTATTCTAGAAAAGATGTCACGGATCAAGCCTGGAGCGAAGTTTCACATTTAACGAACACATCTG TACCTGAATGTCAAGTTAAATGGAGAAATATAAGGAATGGTTTCGTTCGAAGTCTCAAATCTATACCTCATGGTAAACAGAAAAAGTTATATCACTTACACGATGAAATGCAGTTCATCGTTCCGTTTCTCAAGACGCTTGTTCCAGAGAAAACAAATCCCAAATCAGATGACGAACCTGTGGAAATTGAGGTAGAGCCACTACGTATAGAAAAACCGTCGGCAACAATTTCTAATTTCAAAAGacggaaaataaaaaagtataaattagaACGACCTGATTTCTCctggattaaaaatattagaaatgaaAATCCtaggaaaatgtttttactaaGTCTCTTACCTGATGTGGAGAAGTTGACGGAGGAGCAAATGCGCAAGTTTAGGATTAAGATGCTATTGTTACTTGAGGATATACAGATGGAGACAGAAGACACAGAAGGAtaa